The sequence CGCCCTGGCTGCCGTCGTGCTGGCCGCGGCGGCGACGATGGCCGTGCGCCTGCTGCGCCGGCGCCGCCACGGGCCTGCGCGCCTGGCGGGCTGACCGCCGGCTCGTATACTTGCGCGCGCCCCTGGCGGGCGCCTACAATGGTTTCGTCTGCGGCGCGCCGTTGTCCTCATCGCTGCCGTTTCATCTCTGCTGGCGCTTCGCCGGACGGGTGCTTCGGGAGTGTTCTAGAACACCGGGCGAGGAGCACGGGCGGATGAACGGTCGCACGCCTCGATATCTCAAGATCGCGGACGCGCTGCGCGGGCGGATCCGCAGCGGCGAGCACGCCGCCGGTGACCAGCTGCCCAACCAGCGCCAGTTGGCCCGCGAGTTCGGCGTCACCCTCATGACGTTGCGCCAGGCCCTGGAGGTGCTCGAGCGGGACCGCCTGATCCGTCGGCGCCATGGCCTGGGCACCTTCGTGGCGGCCCCCTTCATCGACTACGACATCCTCCAGCACCAGCGCTTCGCCACCGACCTCCGGGCCCAGGGCGAGCCGGTGAGCACGCGGCTGCTGGCGAGCCGGTTCGTCATCGGCGACCGCCGTGTCACGGCCGCGCTCGGTCTGGGCGCCCGGGCCCGCGTGCTCCAGCTGGAGCGCTTGCGGCTGGTCGATGGCCACCCCATGAGTCTGCAGCGCTCGTTTCTGGCCGCTCGCCTGGGGGAGGAGCTGGTGAAGGCCGACCTGGCGGCGACGCCGCTGCGTCAGGCCCTGGAGTTCAAGCTGGGTGTGACGATCGAGCGCGCCAAAGAGACCGTCTCCGCCGTCCGGCTCGGCCGACGCGAGGCCCGCGAGCTCGGCTGCCGCCTGGAAGCGCCGGCCTTCGAGTCCGAGCGGGTCTCGTTCGCCGCGGACGGTCAGCCCGTCGTCTTCGACCGTGTCTACATTCCCGGCGATCGGTTCCGCATCACCCGCGAGCTGCAGTACCAAGGAGCCTCGTGATGAAGATCCTGGTAGCCATCAAGCAAGTTCCAGATACCGCCACCCAGGTGAAGATCGGCGCCGACGCCAAGGGCATCGACACCGCCGGCATCACCTGGATCGTCTCCCCCTACGACGAGTTCGCCGTGGAGGAGGCGCTGCGCATCAAGGAAAAGGCGGGGCAGGGGGAGGTCGTCGCGGTGACGCTCGGTCCCGAACGCGCCAAGGAGGCCCTGCGCTCGTGCCTGGCCATGGGCTGCGACCGGGCCATTCACCTCAACGATCCTGCCTGGGGCGGCACCGATACGCTGGTGACCGCGCGGGCACTGGCGGCCGTCGTCAAGCAAGAGGCCCCCCAGCTCGTGCTCTGCGGGCGCCAGGCGATCGACGACGACATGGGCGCGACCCCGGCGCAGCTCGCCGAAGCGCTGGGCTGGCCGTGCGCATACTGGATCATGGAAGAAGCGGTGGCGGCGGATGGCCAATCGATCCGGGTGGCCCGGCAGGTCGAGGGCGGCCTGGAAGTTTTCGACGTCCCCCTGCCGGCGGTCCTCACGTGCCAGAAGGGACTGAACGAACCGCGCTATCCCACGCTCAAGGGGATCATGGGCGCCAAGAAGAAAGAGATCAAGGACGTGAAGGCTGGGGATCTGGGGCTCGAGCCCGGCGGCGAGCAGCTCAGCGTGGTCGCGCTCGAAGCGCTGCCGCCCCGTCCGCCGGGACGCATCATCCAGGGTGACGTCCCGACCGCCGTCAAGGAGCTCGTGCGCTCACTCCGGGAGGAAGCGAAAGCGATCTAGTCACGTTGGGCTTGCGCCGGCTTTGCCGGCGCAAGCGATCATAGGGGGAGGCCTCGGAGGGGGCCGTCGAGGCCCCCTCCGATCAGGAGACGAACATGGCAGGCGCGTTCTGGTGCGTGGTCGAGGACGACCGCAGCGGCCGTCCCAAGAAGGTGATGTCCGAGGTGCTCGGCGAGGCCACCCGACTGGCGGGGGCCGCCGAGGC is a genomic window of Candidatus Methylomirabilota bacterium containing:
- a CDS encoding electron transfer flavoprotein subunit beta/FixA family protein; translation: MKILVAIKQVPDTATQVKIGADAKGIDTAGITWIVSPYDEFAVEEALRIKEKAGQGEVVAVTLGPERAKEALRSCLAMGCDRAIHLNDPAWGGTDTLVTARALAAVVKQEAPQLVLCGRQAIDDDMGATPAQLAEALGWPCAYWIMEEAVAADGQSIRVARQVEGGLEVFDVPLPAVLTCQKGLNEPRYPTLKGIMGAKKKEIKDVKAGDLGLEPGGEQLSVVALEALPPRPPGRIIQGDVPTAVKELVRSLREEAKAI
- a CDS encoding GntR family transcriptional regulator, giving the protein MNGRTPRYLKIADALRGRIRSGEHAAGDQLPNQRQLAREFGVTLMTLRQALEVLERDRLIRRRHGLGTFVAAPFIDYDILQHQRFATDLRAQGEPVSTRLLASRFVIGDRRVTAALGLGARARVLQLERLRLVDGHPMSLQRSFLAARLGEELVKADLAATPLRQALEFKLGVTIERAKETVSAVRLGRREARELGCRLEAPAFESERVSFAADGQPVVFDRVYIPGDRFRITRELQYQGAS